The sequence GATGCAGCTGAAAAAGCCGCTCGTGATCAGTATGCATCCGGCGTCGGTCTGATGCTTGATATCAGCAATAGGTATCTTGGTACATTTGATTCCTGTCCTGCTGAAATAGTATCACTTCTTGAAATGCTTGGTCCTTCGCAGGCAGCCCAACGAGATGCAATCACCACCATCTCTGAACTCCCCAGTGAGAGAATGGTAACGGGACATGCTCCCTACTCAACAACTCCAGATCTCCTGAGTTATATTAAAAAGCGCTGTACCGCCCAGAATGCTGTGTTTTCCCTGCATCTTGCCGAAAATCGTGACGAATCTCTTTTGCTTATCCATGGGACAGGGTGCTTTGCTCAATTCTTAAAAGATCGAGGAGCTGTCAGTGATACTTTCCCGATCCCAGGAATTGACACCAGCGGTGTGGTGGGGTACTTACAGAAACGTGGAATCCTTGACAGGAAAACCCTATGTGTCCACTGTGTTCATATGAGCAGTGAAGAAATGAAAATTCTGGCAGAGTCACAGGCCCATGTGTGTCTCTGTCCCTGCAGCAATAGATTTCTATCAGTTGGTACTGCACCGCTTGAGAAGTTTCTGGATTTCGGAATGCTCCCGGCACTGGGAACCGATTCCGTAACATCCAATCCTCAGCTTGACATGTGGGAGGAGATGGCCCTTTTGAGAAAGAATCATCCCACTGTAGCAGCTGAAACCATACTCTCCATGGCAACATTAGGGGGGGCTGTCGCCATGCATCGTGACAACAGGTATGGCAGCATTGAAAAAGGACGAACATCGGATATCCTTCATGTCCACGGAGAGCAATATGAAAAGGCTGCATATCCTCAGCAGCTTATTGAGCTGTTAACCTCAGGAGGCCGTCCAGAGAGAATGGATTGGCTGACTTTTTCAGAATAATCTGTCTGCAGAATCTTGAAGGGAATAGAGCTATGAGTGGAGCCCGTATTGGAATGGTGAATTTTATTAACACCGCTCCAATCTATGAAATCTGGAAAACCCGAAATCATCCTGCAGACTGGAAGGTTGTCGAGGCCCCGCCCTCCACCCTGAACAGAATGCTTGCTGCAGGAGAGCTTGATCTCGGGTTTGTCTCATCCTATGAATATGGAGTTCGTCCTGAGCAGTATCGTCTCCTGTCAGACCTCTCCATCAGTGCCAACGGTTCCGTGGGATCGGTCTTTTTGTTCTCGCGTGTTCAGCCCAAATTACTTGGAGACCACACGGTTCTGCTCAGTGGTCAGTCTGAAACATCCATCAGTTTGGTGAAGATCATTCTTGAAGAGTTTTTTCATGTTCACCCGGCCTACGAAGTTGGTGATGTCAATGGCAGGGAGGCCACACAGGCTGGTGGAATTCTGGCCATAGGAGATGAGGCATTGCGCTTGTCCGCAAGTGAGGAGTTTCCCTATAAGCTTGATCTTGCAGAAGTCTGGTGTCAATATACGAATCTGCCCTTTGTATTTGCTGTTTGTGCTGCTCGTGAGGAGTTTTGTCAGAAATCTCCAGAAATTGTCGCTGCAATCCATCGGGAATTCTTAGTTTGCAGAGGTGAGGGGAGAGTACATCTGGAGTCCATTTGTGAGAGCGTTGCTCCTCGCATACCCATGCATCCAGACGAGTGTTACGTCTATCTTCGAGCCATAGAGTATGATCTTGGGAAGAGTAAACAGGTGGCCCTTGAAAAATTTTTCACCTATCTGATTAACAGGAAAGAAGCTTCACCTCTTTCTGTCCCTCTCAATATTTTCGATAATGAGTGACCTGAAATGAAAAAAATTCTAGTGGCGGTGACCGGTGCTTCAGCCATGCTCTACCTCCAGTCATTCCTCGAAATACTTCAGGATGAAGATGCTATTGTCCACGGAATCTGTTCCGAGTCCGGTGAACAGGTACTTGAACTTGAGCATGGAATAACTCCAGGTAAGCTACCGGCGGTAAGTAAATGGTTTGATTGCAGAGATTTTGCGGCCGCACCGGCTTCCGGGTCAGCTGGATATGATGCCATGGTGATTATTCCCTGCTCCATGGGGACACTTGCTGCAATTGCATCGGGAATAACCACTAATCTCGTGCATCGGGCAGCCGATGTAATGCTTAAGGAAAAGAAAAAACTTGTCCTTGTGACCAGGGAAACTCCTTTAAACAGAACACATTTACAGAATATGCTGACAGTTCATGATGCCGGTGCCGTGATATGTCCGCCCCATCCAGGGTTTTACCTGAAACCTGAAACCCTGGAAGAAGCGGCCCTGACGTTCTCATGGCGGCTTGGAGATCAGCTTGGTCTTCATATGAAAAACAGAAAGCGTTGGGGAGAAGAGGGTTGATGTTTCAGAAAATTACTGTTCTTCTTGAGATGATCAAATTTAAATTGACCATTTTTGCAATGCCTTTTGCATTTATGGGGGCGTTCCTGGCCGAACGCGGTGTTCCCGACGCGCTTACGTTTTTATGGGTGGTGCTTGCCATGGTAGGTGCCAGGACCTGTGCAATGGGATTTAATCGTATTGTTGATGCCAGATTTGATAGCGCCAATCCACGTACTGCTGATCGGGCAATTCCATCCGGTGCTGTCAGCAGTGTTGAGGCGTGGATTATGGTGATTGCAGCAGGAGCTCTTTTCTTTTTTGCAGCATGGTCACTCAATCCCCTGACGCTGAAGCTTGCACCCGTTGCTCTCGGTCTCACTCTTTTCTATTCGTTGACCAAAAGATTTACTTCCTTCTGTCATCTGATTTTAGGTGTTGCCCTTGCCTTTTCTCCACTTGGTGGCTGGGTGGCGGTGCAGGGAAGCTTAATCAGTTACCCATGGGCGCTTTCCCTGGGAGTCCTTTTCTGGATTGCTGGTTTTGATACCATTTATGCCTGTCTTGATGCCGATTTTGATAAAAAAGCAGGTCTCCATTCCCTACCTTCACAACTCGGCCAGACAAATGCCTTCCGTCTCGCTGTCCTGTTCCATATTATAGCTTTTTGTCTTTTTGCCTTCGCCGGAGTGCAGGCAGGTTTGAATCTTGTCTATTATATTGGAGTATTGATAGCCGCTGGGGTGATTTTCTATCAGCATAAGCTGGTGAATCCAAATGATCTCTCGAAGATAAAAGGCTCTTTTTTCTCCCTGAATGGTATCATCAGCATGGTTCTTTTCGCCGCTACATGGCTCTCTTTGATCATTGAAGGATGATGAGACACTTCATTTTTCAGGCATGTTCTCTTCTCTTTTCTATCTTTATCACCTGTTGTGTTGAGAGTGTAGCTGCTCTATATCCCAACGGTGAGGTTATCGATGATGTGGTAACGACCATATATACGGGTGGTGAAAAGCTTAAATACAAAATTTCGTGGACCGGCGGTGTTAAGATAGGTGAGCTTCAGCTGGAAGTTCAGAGACAGGCTGATGATGAAAATGTTTTTGAGTTAAAGGCGGTGGTAAAGGACTCTGGCATGTTTCATTTTTTTTATCCGGTAAATGATGTATTTCTCACAAGGGTAGCTGGTGATAAGCGGCTTCCCGTGAGCTATGAGGTGACCCAGAAAGAGGGCAGAAATTACAAGGCCAGACGGTATACCGAATACAATCAGCAGGCTGGGACAGTACGTTATCAGAAGAACACGAAGGATCCGGTTGAGTATACTGTTGACGGAGAGGTTCACAATGAGTTCTCTTCGTTCTTTTTTACCCGTAGTATGAAACTTGAACGGGATTATCCGGTAATTGTTCCAACCTTTGCAGATGGCAAACGACATGAGGTCATAGTCCGTGTGGGGGCTGAAACCAGGATAAAAAAAACAATCCTTGGCGATGTTAATGTGTTACCTGTGACCCCCCTGATGGGATTTAAAGGACTTTATGACAAGGCTGGTGCTACCGTCATCTGGCTCACCAACGATGAATGCCGGATACCTGTCCGTATTAGATCCAGAATCCTTCTAGGATCACTTACTGCAGAACTGCTTTCATATTCAAATCCCCATTGTGGTGATCAGAGTGAATATCATAAGAAAATACCTGCGAGTGTAGAAAAACTGCCGGAACTTGAAATGGGAGACTGAAATTCCCATAGTCCCTTTTCTTGTGTTGATTATATCCACAAAGTGTTTATATTCTGCCACGCAAAGCACGAAGTTGAACTTGAAGATAAATATAACATAAATTGATATTTGAGGAGAATAGCATGAAACTTATTCTTTTGGGCGCTCCTGGCGCTGGTAAAGGTACTGTAGCAAAATTACTCACCGCCATTGATGGCTCTGTCCAGATTTCCACCGGAGATATTCTTCGTGGTGCTGTTACTGCAGGTACTGACCTTGGTAAAGAGGCTGAAGGATATATGAGCCGTGGCGATCTTGTTCCAGACTCACTTATTATGGGAATCATGGAAAGCCGTCTTCAGGAACCTGATTGTGCCAACGGCTTTTTGCTCGATGGCTTCCCACGTACCATTCCACAGGCTGAAGAGCTTACCGCCCTTCTCGAAAAACTTGGTATTAAACTTGATATGGCCGTTGAAATTGACGTGCCCAAGGATATCATTCTTGACAGACTTTGTACCCGTCGTACTTGTGAAAATCCCGATTGTCAGGCCATTTACAATGTGAAGTCCAATCCTCCAAAAGTAGAAGGGATTTGTGACAAATGTGGAGCCAGGGCCATACAGCGTGAAGATGAGACCGAAGAGGCAATCAGCCACCGTCTTGCTACCTATAATGAGAAGACAGCACCTCTTATCGGTTTTTACAAAAAGGCAGGATTGCTTCTCAGCGTTCCAGCCACTTCAAGTGATGCTGTAATTGCTGCTGTAAAAGAAAAGCTTAGTCTGTAAACTATTGCTGGTGTTTTGGTAACGGGGGATGGAGAACCACAGGTTTTCTCTCCCCCTTCTTTATGTTAAGGAGGTATTGATGAGCGAATCAGTATTGGAAACAAATTATGAAGGTCTCGAGCTTGTACATCGTGGAAAAGTACGGGATATGTACGCAATACCTGGGCATGATGACAAACTGTTGATGGTAGCAACTGATCGTATTTCTGCTTTCGATGTGGTAATTGATGCAATTCCAGGCAAGGGAAAAGTATTAACACAACTGTCCCTCTTCTGGTTTGATCTGCTTGGTGATGTCGTAGATAACCATCTCATTACAGCCGATGTCAGCGAATATCCGGAGGCCTGCCAGCCATATGCTGCCGAGCTTGATGGTCGGTCAATGCTTGTCCACAAAACACAGCCTTTGAGTGTTGAATGTATTGTCCGAGGATACATTTCCGGATCATTTTGGAAGGCCTACCAGAAAAATACAACAGTCTGCGGCTTTGCCTTTCCTGACGACCTGCAGGAATCAGACAAATTGCCTGAGGTGATTTTTACTCCTTCAACAAAGGCTGATCTTGGTGATCACGATGAGAATATTTCAGTGAATACCATGGAAGAGCTTCTTGGTAAGGAAATGACCCGGAAAATTTCTGATATCAGTATTGAACTGTATAGCAGGGCTGCTGATTTTGCACGATCGAAAGGAATTATCATCGCTGATACTAAGTTTGAACTGGGACTTCTCGGAGAAGAGAAAAAACTTATACTTATCGATGAGGTTCTGACTCCTGATTCTTCACGATTCTGGCCACTCGATCAGTATAAACCTGGGAAAGGGCAACCAAGTTTCGATAAACAGTTTTTACGTGATTACCTGTCGTCACTTGATTGGGATAAGAATCCTCCGGCTCCTAAAGTTCCCCAGGATATTATAGATAAAACCAAGGCACGTTACGAAGAAGCACTGGAAAAAATCACCAAAGGCTGATTTTGGTATCAGGCAGGCACTCACAGGGAGTGTCTGCCTGAATCAGAATCTAAATCTCCATATCCTACCTTATCTTGCAACCAGTTTGTCAATAATCGCTATCAGCTGCTTAAATGGAATGGGTTTGGTCAGGTAGCCATCCATTCCAGCAAGTTTACATTTTTGCTCGAAATCTGTTGTCGCCTGTGCTGTGAGTGCAATAATGGGGACGGAAAATTTGCCGGTTTCTTTTTCTTTCTTCCTGATAATCTCTGTGGCATCCAGACCGTTCAGAACCGGCATCTGGATATCCATTAGGATGATATCCGCATGGTTTTTTTCCATGAGATCAATCAGTTCCTGTCCGTTTTCGCACACAGTAACATCACACCCCTGTTCTTCTAGGTAGGCAGAAATTAAACGCTGGTTGATGAATTCATCTTCAGCTAGAAAAACTCGAATTCCCAGTAGTTTTTTTAAGGGAGCGGTCGGGATGTTTTTTGTTTGTATCTCTGGCTCCTCTTTTCTGTCAATGTCGCAGAGTATGGTGAAATGAAATGTTGATCCTTTTTCGTTACTTTCACCAAGCCACAGCCGGCCACGCATGTGTTCAACAAATTCTGCACTTATGGCAAGGCCAAGGCCTATTCCATCGATGACTCGTTCTTTTTCGATATCCCCTCGATTGAATGCATCAAAGATTGTTTGTCTCGCTGTATCGGAAACGCCAATGCCACTATCCCTCACAGTGAAGAGAAGTTCTACTTCTGTTTCTGAAGGGGTGGATTGTAGGGCTACGTTTAACTCAATAGTACCCTGTTTGCTGAATTTAATACTGTTGCCTATAAGGTTGATCAGAATTTGTCTGATTCGACCTCCATCCCCAATGAGTTTGTCAGGGATATCACTTTCCAGGGTGGAAGTAATAAGGATGTCTTTGTCATTAGTCTGAATACGCATTAATGTAACCACTTCAGTGATAACTTGAGAGAGGGAGAAGGGGGCGTGGTGTAGGTGGAATTTTCCCGATTCTATATGGGAAAGATCAAGGATTGAGTCAACAACAGTCTGAAGTTGTTGGCCTGAAACCTTTGCCATTGACAGTAACTGTTTCTGTTCAGTACTGAGAGATCCTTTTTCGAACATGTCAAAGATTGCCAGAAGAGCATGGAGAGGTGATCGTATTTCATGACTCATGTTGGCGAGAAATATAGATTTTGCCTGATTGGCTTTTTCTGCATTAACCTTTGCTTGGATAGCTGATTTTTCCTCGTTCCTCCGTCTCTTAACCTCTTCCTCTAGAGAACTGTTTGCCTCCTGGAGTCTCAGATTCAAAGTATTCATGGCATTTGCCAGCTTCTGGAATTCGGTATCTGCGGGTGGGGAAATAATAATGTTTTTTCCCTGCAACAGAGTGGTGGATTCGTTGGCAAGAAGCTGCAAAGGTTCTATTATCTTTTTATTGGTTGTCCAGCCAACAAGTGTCGAGAGGAGGAGGAGTAACAGAATGAAAAATCCTAACAGAAGGAAAGATGGTTTTTCGGAACTGCCGGATTTGAGGGCTTCAATTTTTGCGACAATATGGAAAAGTTCGCCGTGAAAATCTAGAGAGGACATTGCGGAGACATAGGATGTGTTGTCTATAACTACGGTGCCGTTCCACTGCTGATCAGAAGGAAAAGAAGTGGGTGATGAACTATTTTGAGGGGTCTGGGAAAGAACTTTTCCATCCTTACTCAAAATGAGAACATTGATGTCAGGAGGAAGAATGCTTTTCTGCAGGAATTGCTGCAATTGGTCATAGGGTAGAAGGGCGGAAAGAACACCAGCAACAGATGAATTGTTAAGAAATTTTACAGGTTGACAAATTGCTAGCACCGGGAAAGTGCCATCTTCTATAGTCAGCTGAGTAACATAGGGTTTCCCGGAATGGTAAGGAGTTTGAAAGAGTGCAGGGTTTTGAGTCAGGCAGGGAGGGGGAGGGATCTTCTCAATTGTATTATTGGAAACCTGATTCCTGATAATGCCGTCGGAATCATAAAACACAATGGAAGAGAATGCTGAGTTACTATCTGTCAGAGTGGCGAGGAGATCATGTCGTTGATACTCTTTAGGGGCAATGTGTTCGATCTGCCGACCTATCAGTTCAAGACCATGGAGATTTCTATTGAGGAAAAGAGCTAACTGGCTTTTTATTTTTTTTGTAACACCTTGCAGCTGCAGTCTTACATGGGTGTCTCTGGTTTGATGATTTTGATGAAGAAAAAATACACCCATGAGCAACGCTTGTATAAGGGTTACGGCAATAAAAATAGAAAGTATGCGGGTGCGTATTGTTGTGTGCATCAGTGGATGATTCAAGAACCAGCCTTTTTGTGAATTTGAAAAGCATAAACGTTTGGTCATTATACCTAACAAAGGAAGAAAGTCGAATAAAAACAGTTGAAGAAGGTGGTGGGGGAATGGGGACTTACTTTATAAAGGTGGTGCATGAAGAGTTGTTTTTTTATAGAGTGAAGTAGAGAGTTTCTGAAAATTCACCTTATATGCAAATGGCACCATGAAATTTGCTGTTGCTCTGTCTAGGTTCTTGATAAAAGATTTTATCCCCATTCACAACTAGGAATGTGTTATGACAAATCCTGTTTTTATGGAAATCAATACTCGTAAGTGTTTTCATGCGAATGGTAAGGAGTATAGCTTCTATTCACTTCCTGCGTTGCAAAAAGTCGGCTTTGAAAACATAGATCGTTTGCCCTTCTCCATTCGCATACTTCTTGAAAATCAGTTGCGTCACCTCAGCAAGGGGATGGTAACCGAAGAAAATATTATTAACCTGGCATCCTGGCGTCCAGAGACACGGGAATTGCAGTCCATTCCATTTATGCCAGGGCGCGTTGTTTTGCAGGATTTTACCGGCGTTCCAGCAGTTGTTGACTTGGCAGCTCTTCGATCTGCCTTTGCCAGGCAGGGGAGAGATCCAGAAAAGATGAATCCTTTTATTCCAGCCGATCTCATAATTGACCACTCCATTCAAGTTGATCGCTCTGGTGATAAAAATGCTCTCTCCTATAATGTACACCAGGAATTTGCACGAAACCGTGAACGCTATACTATGCTTCGTTGGGGGCAGAAGGCTTTCTCAAATTTCCATGTCATACCACCGGGCACAGGAATTGTGCATCAGGTCAACCTTGAGTATCTTGCTTCCGTAGTCCGGGTTCAAGGGAAGGGCAGAGAGGCAATGGCTTATTCAGATACTGTCATCGGGACAGACTCACATACAACAATGATTAACGGTCTTGGGGTTCTTGGGTGGGGAGTTGGAGGTATTGAGGCAGAGGCTGTACTCCTGGGACAACCATATTCCATGCAGATTCCGGAAGTTGTTGGGGTGAAATTGATAGGCAGGTTGAAGGAAGGAATAACAGCAACTGATCTTGTACTTACTATTACCGAGTTTTTACGTAGTAAGGGAGTTGTTGGCAGGTTTGTCGAATTTGTTGGTTCTGGTGCAGAACAGCTTAGCCTCTCGGATAGGGCAACTATCGCGAATATGGCTCCGGAATACGGAGCAACGATGGGCTTTTTCCCTGTTGACCAGGAAACACTTCGATATCTCTCTGCAAGCGGCAGGAGCTCAAGGCTGGTTACCCTTGTGGAGAGATATAATAAGGAGCAGGGTCTTTTTCTCTCCCAGACCACTCCGGAGCCAGAGTACAGTGTTGTGTATGAGATCCAGCTCGATCGAGTTGGAACAAGTCTCGCAGGCCCGCGTAAACCTCAGGAACGGATACCATTGTCAGCCATGAGTGAATCCTTTAAGGCTCTGTTGACAGATAGAGTTACAGAGGATGATGGAGTGAAAGCTGGCAGTTGTGACCACGATGCTGAAGGTCGCTTTGAAAAAAATGGTGACCAGCTACCTATCAAAGATGGTTCTGTGGTAATTGCAGCGATCACCAGTTGTACCAATACATCAAATCCTGCAGTTATGATTGGAGCAGGACTTCTTGCTCAAAAGGCTGCAGAACAAGGATTGCAGACAAAGCCATGGGTGAAAACCAGCATGGCACCTGGCTCCATGGTTGTCAGTCATTACCTTGAAAAAAGCGGACTTTTGAGTCCATTGGAACATTTTGGGTTTCATGTTGTCGGTTACGGATGCACTACCTGTATTGGTAACAGCGGTCCACTTGATACTAAAATGTCTGATGTTATAAAGGATAAAGAGTTGCTGGTTGCTGCGGTCTTAAGTGGCAACCGGAATTTCGAAGCCCGTATCCATCCCCTGGTTCATGCTAATTATCTTTGTTCACCACAGCTCGTTGTTGCTTATGCAATTGCGGGCACGGTTATGATCGATTTTGACAGTCAACCTCTTGGAAGAAAACCGGATGGAACTCCTGTGTATCTTCGTGATATCTGGCCAAGCAATAAAGAAATCGAGACATTGGTGGCTGAGGTAGTCACACCCGCCTTGTTTACAGCAGGTTACGAAAATGTTTTCTCTGGTAACGAAACATGGAATGATCTGAAAGTGAAAGACAGCAGCCTGTATCAATGGGACAGTGATTCCTCTTATATACAGGAACCTCCATTTTTTAAGAATGTATCTCCGGAACCGCCGCCACTGTGTAATATTGAAAAGGCCAGAATTTTAGCCATTTTCGGTGATACGATCACCACCGATCATATCTCTCCAGCGGGTACGATTCCTATGGACAGTCCGGCCGGAAAATATCTCCAGGAACTAGGAATAGCTCCCCATGAATTTAACAGCTATGGCTCAAGGCGAGGAAATCATCAGGTCATGATGCGAGGTACCTTCGGTAACATACGAATCAAGAACCGTATGGTGGGTAGAGAGGGCGGGTATACTCTTTTAATGCCTGATAGAATTGAAATGAGTATCTATGATGCAGCTATGGCTTATAAGGAGTTGACAACACCGCTGGTGATTATCGGTGGTAAGGACTACGGAACCGGCAGTTCGCGTGATTGGGCGGCAAAAGGGACATTACTTCTCGGTGTGAAAGCGGTCATTGCTAAATCTTTTGAACGCATCCATCGCAGTAATCTTGTTGGCATGGGGGTCCTGCCACTTCAATTTGTCGACGGTGCAGATTGTACTACACTAGACCTTGATGGCAGTGAAGAGCTTACAATTAAAGGAATTGCAACGGATCTTACCCCTGGCGCACAGATCACGGTAACGGTTGACCGTGGTGATAATAAAGGTCTGACCGAATTCCTGACAACCGTTCGTCTTGACAATCCAGTGGAGCTTGAATACTACCGACATGGTGGTATCCTCCAGAAAGTCCTGCGACAGATGCTTGCCCAGAAGTAACGGTATTTCACTGGTCGTTTCCAGACTAAAAGCTGCTGCCGTGAGCATTTATTTCCAAGAGTGTTTTGAGAACAGTGCGCTTCAAAATTTGCCCCCCTTTGCACCAGCATTCATGTGTTCAGGAGCTCCTCCTCTGCTGTCCCTCTCTTTCAGTTTGTAATGATTTTATCATAATACAGGGTGAGGCACACGAATTCAAATAATGTGTTACTTTTTCTTGACCTGTTCTCTACGAACTGTTAATCAGGTGTGAACGTAACACGAAACGTGTATTCTTCATACTGTGTATTCTGTAGAGGTTCAAAATGGTTACCCGATTTGTTTTTGTTTTTTTTATCAATATATTGCTCTGTGGTGGAGTAACAGCGAAAACTGTAACAGATGTCACCGGGAAAACAGTGCAGCTTCCCGATTCCATAGATCATGTTATCTGTTCAGGCTCAGGATGTCTCCGGTTACTCACCTATCTTCAGGCTCAGGACAGGATTGTCGGTGTCGACAGCATTGAAACCAGGCAAGGTCAGTTTGATGCTCGGCCGTATGCTCTTGCCAATCCACAGTTTAAGAAGATGCCGATTTTCGGGGAGTTTAGGGGGCGTGACAATCCAGAACATATTTTGACTCTTACCCCCCAACCCCAGGTGATTTTCAAAACCTATTCTCAAATGGGCTATAATCCATCAGAACTTCAAGAGAAAACCGGTATCCCGGTGCTTGTTCTTAACTATGGGAACCTTGATTATCTTCGTCCAGAATTGTTTAAATCTCTTCGTCTTATGGGCTCTGTTCTTGGAAGGGAAGAACGTGCAGAACAGGTTATCTCCTTTTTTGAAGAGACCATTTCAGATCTTGAACAACGAAGCAAAGATATTCCGGCCGAAAAACGTCCGAAAGTATACCTTGGAGGCGTGGCTTTCAAAGGGCCACATGGATTTCAGTCAACCGAGCCTACCTATCCCCCATTTAAATTCGTTCAAGCCCACAATCTTGCCTATGATCCCGCAATGACCAAAAAGGAGTTGAGCAACTCCAACATTGCCAAGGAAAAGATTGTTGCCTGGAATCCCGAGTACCTTTTTCTTGACCTGTCAACCCTGCAGTTAGGAGATAAGGTTGGCGGTTTGCATGAGCTGAAAACTGATCCGTCGTATCGGTCACTGAGTTCGGTGAAAAGTAACCGGGTTTATGGCTTACTTCCCTATAACGGGTATACGAAAAATTACGGTTCTATTCTAGCTAACGCCTACTACATTGGTAAATTGCTCTATCCCGAGCGATTTGCCGATATCGAACCAGACGAGAAAGCTGATGAAATATATAGATTTCTGGTAGGTAAACCGGTCTTTGCCACTATGGACGGACTTTTTAAGAATCTTGTATTCAAAAATGTCCCACTTTAATAGCCATGCATTTTGATCATGGCCAGGTGCCGGAGGAATACCAACAATACACTGGTAGAAAAAAACTGTTTATTTTGATTGTAGCTTTTGGCCTTGCTGCTATCCTGGTTGTAGCCATCTCCCTTGGATCTGCAAATATACCAACGTCCTCGGTTGCCAAAAGTCTGATGGGGATGGCAACTTCTGCACAAACCAAGATGATTGTCTGGAATATCCGGTTGCCCCAGGCATTAGCCGCTACTGTCGCCGGGGCTGGTCTGGCTGTTGCTGGTGCAGTTATGCAATCGATATTACGCAATCCGCTAGGATCGCCATTTACCCTTGGAATCTCCCACGCTGCCGCCTTTGGTGCAGCGTTATCTGTCATGGTACTGGGAGGCGGTGTTATGACCTCCAGCAATGTAGGCGCTATCTCAATTACCAATCCATATATTACCACCGCATCGGCGTTTCTTTTCAGTATCGGTACTTCTTTCTTGATTATAGGTGTGACACGAACGCGCGGTGCCACACCGGAAGTAATGGTGCTCACCGGTGTGGCCCTGGGAGCATTTTTCACAGCAGGAACCATGTTTTTACAATTCTTTGCTGATGATATGCAACTGGCGGCCATGGTATTCTGGACCTTTGGTGATACTGCAAGAGCAACTTGGACAGAGTTGGGGGTTATTTCTTCAATAACTGCTGTCTGTGTGCTCTACTTTTTTGGAAATAGTTGGAACTATAATGCTATTGATGCGGGTGATGAGACCGCCAAGAGCCTTGGGGTTCGGGTCGGTCGTGTCCGGATGATGGGGATGCTGTTCGCTTCGATGTTGACTGCGGTTATAATTGCATTTCTGGGAATCATCGGTTTTGTCGGGCTGGTAGTGCCGCACATGGTTCGACGAATTATTGGTTCAGATCACAGGTTCTTGCTGCCGGCATGTTTTCTGGTCGGAGCAGTTTTGCTGCTCGTGTCCGACACTGTTGCAAGGTTGATATTGGCTCCTAACGTTTTGCCGGTGTCAGTTCTGACGGCATTCCTTGGAGCAC comes from Desulfocapsa sulfexigens DSM 10523 and encodes:
- a CDS encoding FecCD family ABC transporter permease, with the translated sequence MHFDHGQVPEEYQQYTGRKKLFILIVAFGLAAILVVAISLGSANIPTSSVAKSLMGMATSAQTKMIVWNIRLPQALAATVAGAGLAVAGAVMQSILRNPLGSPFTLGISHAAAFGAALSVMVLGGGVMTSSNVGAISITNPYITTASAFLFSIGTSFLIIGVTRTRGATPEVMVLTGVALGAFFTAGTMFLQFFADDMQLAAMVFWTFGDTARATWTELGVISSITAVCVLYFFGNSWNYNAIDAGDETAKSLGVRVGRVRMMGMLFASMLTAVIIAFLGIIGFVGLVVPHMVRRIIGSDHRFLLPACFLVGAVLLLVSDTVARLILAPNVLPVSVLTAFLGAPAFFWLIIRGGRR